A genomic segment from Geitlerinema sp. PCC 7407 encodes:
- a CDS encoding type I glyceraldehyde-3-phosphate dehydrogenase, giving the protein MIRVAINGFGRIGRNFLRCWLTRTNSQLEVVGINDTSDPKTNSHLLKYDSMLGTLNADISADENSITVNGHTIKCVSDRNPLNLPWADWGVDLIIESTGVFVSEEGASKHIAAGAKKVLITAPGKGGNVGTFVMGVNSDQYKHEDFNIVSNASCTTNCLAPVVKVLNDKFGIIKGTMTTTHSYTGDQRLLDASHRDVRRARAAALNIVPTSTGAAKAVALVIPEMKGKLNGLALRVPTPNVSVVDFVAQVEKKTFAEEVNEALQEAAAGPMKGVLEYSDLPLVSSDYRGHDASSIVDASLTMVMDGDLVKVVSWYDNEWGYSQRVVDLAELVAQRWA; this is encoded by the coding sequence GTGATTAGAGTAGCGATCAATGGATTTGGACGGATTGGACGCAACTTCTTGCGGTGCTGGCTAACTCGGACCAATAGCCAGCTGGAAGTTGTTGGTATCAATGACACTTCCGATCCGAAAACCAACTCTCACCTGCTCAAGTATGACTCCATGCTGGGGACGCTGAACGCGGATATCAGCGCAGATGAGAACTCCATCACCGTCAACGGACACACCATTAAGTGCGTTTCCGACCGAAACCCACTCAACCTCCCCTGGGCTGACTGGGGTGTTGACCTGATCATCGAATCCACTGGCGTCTTCGTCTCCGAGGAAGGAGCTTCTAAGCATATCGCAGCGGGCGCGAAGAAGGTTCTGATCACTGCTCCTGGCAAAGGTGGCAACGTCGGAACGTTTGTGATGGGCGTGAATTCTGACCAGTACAAGCACGAAGATTTCAATATCGTCAGCAACGCCAGCTGCACCACCAACTGCTTGGCGCCGGTGGTGAAAGTCCTGAACGACAAGTTCGGCATCATCAAAGGCACAATGACCACGACCCACAGCTACACCGGCGACCAGCGTCTGCTGGATGCGAGCCACCGGGATGTTCGCCGCGCTCGGGCTGCTGCTCTGAACATCGTTCCAACCTCCACCGGTGCTGCTAAGGCTGTAGCGCTGGTGATCCCCGAAATGAAGGGCAAGCTGAACGGCTTGGCTCTCCGGGTTCCCACTCCCAACGTTTCTGTTGTGGACTTCGTTGCTCAAGTTGAGAAGAAGACCTTCGCAGAGGAAGTGAATGAAGCACTGCAGGAAGCCGCTGCTGGCCCGATGAAGGGAGTCCTTGAGTACAGCGATCTGCCTTTGGTTTCTTCTGACTATCGGGGTCATGATGCTTCCTCCATCGTGGACGCAAGCCTGACGATGGTGATGGATGGCGACTTGGTGAAAGTGGTGTCATGGTATGACAACGAGTGGGGCTACAGCCAGCGGGTTGTTGACCTGGCTGAGCTCGTTGCTCAGCGCTGGGCTTAA
- the nadD gene encoding nicotinate (nicotinamide) nucleotide adenylyltransferase → MGRIAVFGGTFDPIHRGHLAIAHAACKLADLEQIIWVPTYDPPYKQRSRPAPYYHRLFMVKQAIAPFYPAFTVSDIEARHPDPSYAVHTFLGLRSQYPHHQWSWLIGLDAFMSLPRWYGRQHFAEACQWLIVPRHLLAARVPAIPCAANTQSLDTTQQAMAACQAVAQQMAQQHLKIQWQILGIPPVAVSSSLVRSRCQSGQPIGNLVPKSTRHYIEVHRLYQDFAESGSS, encoded by the coding sequence ATGGGAAGAATAGCAGTCTTCGGCGGCACCTTTGACCCAATTCATCGGGGCCATCTGGCGATCGCCCACGCTGCCTGCAAGCTGGCCGACCTCGAGCAGATCATCTGGGTCCCGACCTACGATCCGCCCTACAAACAGCGATCGCGCCCGGCACCCTACTACCACCGCCTCTTCATGGTGAAGCAAGCGATCGCACCCTTCTATCCCGCTTTCACGGTCTCTGACATTGAAGCACGTCACCCCGACCCATCCTATGCTGTTCATACATTTTTAGGGCTTCGGTCCCAGTATCCTCACCATCAGTGGTCTTGGCTCATTGGTCTAGACGCCTTTATGTCTTTACCTCGCTGGTATGGTCGTCAGCACTTTGCCGAGGCTTGTCAGTGGTTGATCGTCCCTCGGCATCTGTTAGCAGCTAGAGTGCCCGCGATCCCTTGTGCAGCTAACACCCAAAGCTTAGACACCACCCAGCAAGCTATGGCCGCCTGCCAAGCAGTCGCCCAGCAAATGGCCCAGCAGCACCTAAAAATTCAGTGGCAAATCTTGGGCATCCCTCCCGTGGCAGTATCGTCGAGCCTGGTGCGATCGCGCTGCCAGTCTGGACAGCCGATCGGCAACTTGGTGCCCAAATCTACTCGCCACTATATAGAAGTGCATCGACTGTATCAGGATTTTGCGGAAAGTGGATCTTCATGA
- the murC gene encoding UDP-N-acetylmuramate--L-alanine ligase: protein MLNSVDFSGKPFHFIGVGGIGMSALAYILTKRKLPVSGSDIRLNHITQRLQELGAHIFLSQDASNLEYFQKNARLETAATLEKSTELVGIVGGHGGICTADPHTLPQVVCSTAISTGNAEYKAALDLGCPVFHRSDLLAALVQASRGIAVAGTHGKTTTSSLIGYMLLKAGLDPTIVVGGEVSAWEGNARLGESSLLVAEADESDGSLVKFRSEIGVVTNIELDHPDHYSTLDEVIETFQTFNRQCETLVGCWDCTVVRDRLKPSISYSLDRDSGADYAVDQVSYRADGTTAQVWERGMALGTLKLQLLGRHNLSNALAAVAVGRLLGLDFAAIAEAIATFDGARRRFELRGEVNNIRFVDDYAHHPSEIQATLAAAHLQVSDRPDRRLIAVFQPHRYSRTVTFLDEFAQSFSAADVVITTDIYSAGEIKEVDISGEQVAEAIAQHHSCVHYQASLADVRTFLTQTLQPGDLVVFLGAGNLNQVIPDVVASLQMPPEQVSVKPNHIADS from the coding sequence ATGCTGAATTCTGTTGATTTCAGCGGCAAACCATTCCATTTCATCGGCGTCGGTGGAATTGGAATGTCAGCCCTAGCCTATATTTTAACGAAGCGCAAGCTGCCTGTATCCGGTTCAGACATTCGCCTCAATCACATTACCCAGCGGTTACAGGAGCTGGGGGCTCATATTTTTCTGAGTCAGGACGCTTCTAATTTAGAGTATTTCCAAAAAAATGCTCGCTTGGAAACGGCAGCTACTCTGGAGAAATCAACAGAATTAGTTGGGATCGTTGGCGGCCACGGGGGCATTTGTACAGCCGATCCCCACACGCTTCCACAGGTGGTTTGCTCAACGGCCATCAGTACCGGAAATGCTGAGTATAAAGCGGCACTCGATCTAGGCTGTCCTGTTTTCCATCGCTCAGATCTTTTAGCAGCTCTGGTCCAGGCATCGCGGGGCATTGCGGTCGCTGGCACCCATGGCAAGACGACGACCAGCAGCCTGATTGGATACATGCTGCTAAAGGCGGGCCTCGATCCAACCATTGTGGTGGGAGGAGAAGTTAGCGCCTGGGAAGGCAATGCTCGCTTGGGTGAGAGCTCGCTTTTGGTGGCAGAGGCCGATGAGTCGGATGGCTCGCTAGTGAAGTTCCGCTCTGAAATTGGGGTGGTCACCAATATTGAGCTAGACCATCCAGACCACTACAGCACGCTAGATGAGGTGATCGAGACGTTCCAGACGTTTAACCGTCAGTGCGAGACGCTGGTGGGCTGCTGGGACTGCACGGTGGTGCGCGATCGCCTCAAGCCCTCCATTAGCTACAGCCTCGATCGTGATTCTGGCGCGGATTACGCCGTTGATCAGGTGAGCTACCGGGCGGATGGTACGACGGCTCAGGTGTGGGAGCGGGGTATGGCGCTGGGCACGCTCAAGCTCCAGCTGCTCGGTCGCCACAATCTCAGCAATGCGCTGGCGGCGGTGGCGGTTGGTCGCCTTTTGGGGCTCGATTTTGCGGCGATCGCTGAGGCGATCGCGACGTTTGATGGCGCTCGCCGCCGCTTCGAGCTGCGGGGCGAGGTGAATAATATCCGCTTTGTGGATGACTACGCTCACCACCCCAGCGAAATTCAGGCCACGCTAGCTGCGGCTCACTTGCAGGTGAGCGATCGCCCCGATCGCCGTCTTATTGCCGTTTTCCAGCCTCACCGCTACAGTCGTACCGTTACGTTTCTCGATGAATTTGCTCAGTCATTCTCTGCGGCAGATGTCGTTATTACAACAGACATCTACAGTGCAGGAGAGATCAAAGAGGTTGACATTTCTGGAGAGCAGGTAGCTGAGGCGATCGCCCAGCATCATTCCTGTGTGCACTACCAAGCTTCCCTAGCCGACGTGCGGACCTTCTTGACCCAAACGCTACAGCCTGGAGATTTGGTCGTGTTTTTGGGAGCAGGCAACCTCAATCAGGTGATTCCTGATGTTGTGGCTTCTCTCCAAATGCCCCCTGAACAGGTCTCTGTAAAGCCCAATCACATCGCTGATTCTTGA
- the murB gene encoding UDP-N-acetylmuramate dehydrogenase, producing MTLSQDPPRTTSSSVINDPIGLKTPKSRSPVYRSTPSTTSTDPILLRGTNCLIKRQASLAPLTSFRVGGPAELLVSPRTLTELELSLEWAQSQPEPMPITLLGAGSNLLISDRGLPGLVICTRHLRQTHFDEETGRITAAAGEPLVRLAWQAASRGWSGLEWAVGIPGTVGGAVVMNAGAHTGCMADILLSANVITPDSQAATLLSEDLGYRYRTSILQGGSQFVTQATFQLQPGHDPEAVTALTNEHLKSRHRTQPYHLPSCGSVFRNPGPKTAGWLIEHAGLKGYQIGGAQVAERHANFILNCGGAQASDIFRLICHVQEKVSQQWALALMPEVKMLGEFPVAA from the coding sequence ATGACGCTCTCCCAAGATCCTCCCAGAACGACCTCTTCGTCGGTCATTAACGATCCCATCGGCCTAAAAACGCCTAAATCTCGCTCCCCTGTGTACCGCTCAACGCCTTCTACCACTTCTACAGATCCGATCCTCCTGCGAGGTACCAACTGCCTGATCAAGCGCCAAGCCTCCCTTGCGCCCCTGACCTCTTTTCGGGTCGGGGGTCCGGCTGAGCTGCTGGTCTCTCCTCGCACTCTGACAGAGCTAGAACTCAGCCTAGAGTGGGCTCAGTCTCAGCCCGAACCGATGCCTATCACGCTATTGGGCGCAGGCTCGAATCTACTCATTAGCGATCGCGGCTTGCCGGGGCTGGTTATTTGCACCCGTCATCTGCGGCAGACTCACTTTGACGAAGAAACCGGGCGCATCACCGCTGCGGCCGGCGAACCCCTGGTGCGCCTCGCGTGGCAAGCAGCCTCTCGCGGCTGGAGCGGCCTAGAGTGGGCAGTGGGCATTCCTGGAACCGTCGGGGGCGCTGTGGTCATGAATGCCGGTGCCCACACCGGCTGCATGGCTGACATCCTGCTCAGCGCAAACGTGATCACCCCCGATAGCCAAGCGGCAACGTTGCTCTCTGAGGATCTCGGCTATCGCTATCGCACCTCGATCCTGCAAGGCGGGAGCCAGTTTGTCACCCAGGCAACCTTCCAGCTACAGCCCGGTCACGATCCCGAGGCCGTGACTGCGCTCACCAACGAGCATCTCAAGTCCCGCCATCGCACGCAGCCCTATCACCTGCCAAGCTGCGGCAGCGTCTTTCGTAATCCCGGCCCCAAGACGGCGGGCTGGCTGATTGAGCATGCGGGTCTCAAGGGCTACCAAATTGGGGGAGCCCAAGTTGCTGAGCGTCATGCAAACTTTATTCTGAACTGCGGCGGGGCCCAAGCCAGCGACATCTTCCGCCTGATCTGCCATGTGCAGGAAAAGGTTAGCCAGCAGTGGGCTTTGGCGTTGATGCCAGAGGTCAAGATGCTGGGCGAGTTCCCGGTCGCAGCCTAG
- the typA gene encoding translational GTPase TypA has protein sequence MTLPIRNVAIIAHVDHGKTTLVDALLKQSGVFREGEEVPDCIMDSNDLERERGITILSKNTAVRYGETLINIVDTPGHADFGGEVERVLGMVDGCILIVDANEGPMPQTRFVLKKALEKGLRPIVVVNKIDRPRADPHSAVDKVLDLFLELGADDDQCDFPYLFASGLGGFARETLESDNADMRPLFEAILRHVPPPVGDPEKPLQLQVTTLDYSEYLGRIVIGKIHNGSIRVGQQAALITESGAVVKGKVTKLMGFEGLNRIDIESATAGNLVAVAGFSDANIGETITCPDNPQALPLIKVDEPTLQMTFSVNDSPFAGQEGNFVTSRQVRDRLMRELETNVALRVEETDSPDKFAVSGRGELHLGILIETMRREGYEFQVSQPQVIYREVGGQPCEPYECLVLDVPEEAVGGCIERLGQRRGEMQDMQVAGNGRSQLEFVIPARGLIGFRGEFMRLTRGEGIMNHSFLDYRPLSGDIETRRNGVLISFEEGVATFYALKNAEDRGSFFITPGTKVYKGMIVGEHNRPQDLELNVCKTKQLTNHRAASGDELVQLQSPVEMSLERALEYIGPDELLEVTPESIRLRKLPAKKLAKR, from the coding sequence ATGACTCTTCCCATTCGTAACGTCGCCATCATTGCCCACGTCGACCACGGCAAAACCACTCTTGTTGATGCCCTTTTGAAGCAATCCGGCGTTTTCCGCGAAGGGGAAGAGGTTCCGGACTGCATCATGGACTCCAACGACCTAGAGCGGGAGCGGGGCATCACGATTCTGTCCAAAAATACCGCTGTCCGCTACGGCGAAACCCTGATCAACATCGTTGACACACCGGGCCACGCTGACTTCGGGGGCGAAGTTGAGCGCGTCCTCGGTATGGTCGACGGCTGTATCCTGATCGTCGACGCCAACGAAGGCCCCATGCCCCAGACCCGCTTCGTGCTCAAAAAAGCGCTGGAGAAGGGCCTGCGTCCCATCGTCGTCGTCAACAAAATCGACCGTCCCCGGGCTGACCCCCACTCGGCTGTCGACAAGGTCCTGGACCTGTTCTTGGAGCTGGGCGCTGACGACGACCAGTGCGACTTCCCCTACCTGTTCGCGTCCGGTCTCGGCGGCTTCGCGCGGGAGACCCTCGAGAGCGACAACGCAGACATGCGGCCTCTCTTTGAAGCCATCCTGCGCCACGTTCCGCCGCCAGTGGGCGATCCGGAGAAGCCTCTGCAGCTCCAGGTGACGACCCTCGACTACTCGGAGTACCTAGGCCGCATCGTCATCGGCAAAATTCACAACGGCAGCATTCGGGTGGGCCAGCAAGCGGCTCTGATCACCGAGAGCGGCGCTGTGGTGAAGGGTAAAGTGACCAAGCTGATGGGCTTTGAAGGCCTCAACCGTATCGATATCGAATCGGCGACCGCCGGTAACCTCGTGGCCGTGGCGGGCTTCAGCGACGCCAACATCGGCGAAACGATCACCTGCCCTGACAATCCCCAGGCGCTGCCGCTCATCAAGGTCGATGAGCCGACCTTGCAGATGACCTTCTCGGTGAATGACTCTCCCTTCGCGGGCCAGGAAGGAAACTTTGTGACCTCTCGCCAGGTGCGCGATCGCCTGATGCGCGAGCTGGAAACCAACGTGGCTCTGCGGGTCGAAGAAACCGATTCCCCGGATAAGTTTGCGGTCTCTGGTCGCGGTGAGCTGCACCTCGGCATCTTGATCGAGACCATGCGTCGTGAAGGCTACGAGTTCCAGGTGTCCCAGCCTCAGGTGATCTACCGGGAAGTGGGCGGCCAGCCCTGCGAACCCTACGAGTGCTTGGTGCTGGACGTGCCCGAAGAGGCTGTGGGCGGCTGCATTGAGCGCCTCGGTCAGCGTCGCGGCGAAATGCAAGATATGCAGGTGGCCGGCAATGGCCGATCGCAGCTGGAGTTTGTGATCCCGGCGCGGGGCCTGATTGGTTTCCGCGGCGAGTTTATGCGCTTGACCCGTGGGGAAGGCATCATGAACCACAGCTTCTTGGACTATCGTCCTCTGTCGGGGGATATCGAGACTCGCCGCAACGGTGTGCTGATCTCTTTTGAGGAAGGTGTGGCGACTTTCTACGCCCTCAAGAACGCGGAAGATCGCGGCTCCTTCTTCATCACGCCGGGCACGAAAGTGTACAAAGGCATGATCGTGGGCGAGCACAACCGGCCTCAGGATCTGGAACTGAATGTCTGCAAAACGAAGCAGCTGACCAACCACCGCGCTGCTAGTGGAGATGAGCTTGTGCAGCTCCAGTCACCGGTGGAAATGAGCCTAGAGCGGGCGCTGGAGTACATCGGCCCCGATGAGCTGCTGGAGGTGACGCCGGAGTCGATCCGCCTGCGGAAGCTGCCAGCAAAAAAGCTCGCTAAGCGCTAA
- a CDS encoding elongation factor G translates to MNEKVLSRSRNVAIVGPYLSGKTTLLESLLSVTGAISRKGRIQDGNTVGDASPEARDRQMTVEVNAAMTEYGGVRFSFLDCPGSIEFVQETYNALIGVDAAIVVCEPERDRALTLAPLFKFLDDWEIPHLVFINKMDRSNGDYMDVLHALKEVSSRPLIPHQYPIGQGEHLTGFIDLVTEQAFHYHAGAPADPVPFPAALKAQEHAAREEMLEALANFDDHLLEELLEEIEPPQEEILQDLKMELGADLIVPVFVGVASEDYGVRPLLDALLREAPDPEVTVERRGLKLNQTEPIAQVLKTYYAPQGGKMSLVRVWSGVLEDNATINGIRIGGMYRLLGQQQQSLNRAEAGDVVALSRTEGLQTGDTLTLNGGATQELPRAEKLPPVFALAIAPEKRSDEVKLSSALGKLIEEDPGLVWEQHGDTHEVILWGQGDIHLQVALDRLRRKYNLPMSTHLPQIPYKETIRQAQASIHGRYKHQTGGHGQFGDVYLDIKPLPRGEGFSFKESIVGGVVPRQYIPGVEMGVRESLAHGPLGFPVVDVAVTLTNGSYHSVDSSEQAFKQAARMAMQEGMAKCTPTLLEPIVAIEVWIPSDFTSNVLRLVNGRRGQILGYEGIADWKGWDKVSGYLPEAEMHDFIVELRSMTMGVGTFRWQHSHLQEVPDKQAERVLATAGSSNGNSNGNSNGKR, encoded by the coding sequence ATGAACGAAAAAGTCCTGTCCCGTTCACGAAACGTGGCGATCGTGGGTCCTTATTTGAGCGGCAAAACGACCCTACTAGAGAGCTTGTTGTCCGTTACCGGAGCGATTTCCCGCAAGGGCAGAATCCAGGATGGCAACACCGTAGGGGATGCTTCGCCAGAGGCCCGCGATCGCCAGATGACCGTTGAAGTAAACGCCGCCATGACCGAGTATGGCGGCGTTCGTTTTTCTTTCTTAGATTGTCCCGGCTCTATTGAATTTGTTCAGGAAACCTACAACGCCTTGATCGGGGTTGATGCGGCGATCGTCGTGTGTGAACCAGAGCGCGATCGCGCCCTCACCCTCGCCCCCCTCTTTAAGTTTTTAGACGACTGGGAAATTCCCCATCTGGTCTTCATCAACAAGATGGACCGCAGCAATGGCGACTATATGGACGTCCTCCACGCCCTCAAAGAAGTCTCCAGTCGGCCCCTGATTCCGCATCAATATCCCATCGGCCAAGGAGAGCACCTCACGGGGTTTATTGACCTCGTCACCGAGCAGGCCTTCCACTACCACGCAGGCGCGCCCGCTGACCCCGTGCCCTTCCCCGCCGCCCTCAAAGCGCAAGAGCATGCAGCCCGCGAGGAAATGCTCGAGGCCCTCGCCAACTTTGACGATCATCTGCTGGAAGAGCTTTTAGAAGAGATCGAGCCGCCCCAGGAAGAAATCCTGCAAGATCTCAAGATGGAGCTAGGCGCTGACCTGATTGTGCCGGTCTTCGTGGGCGTGGCCTCTGAGGACTACGGCGTGCGGCCCCTCCTCGACGCCCTGCTGCGCGAAGCGCCCGATCCGGAGGTGACCGTGGAGCGGCGCGGCCTCAAGCTCAACCAGACAGAGCCGATCGCCCAAGTCCTGAAAACCTACTACGCGCCTCAGGGCGGCAAGATGTCTCTGGTGCGCGTGTGGAGCGGCGTCCTCGAGGACAACGCCACCATCAACGGGATTCGCATCGGCGGCATGTACCGCCTCCTAGGCCAGCAGCAGCAGAGCCTCAACCGCGCGGAAGCCGGGGACGTGGTGGCCCTGAGCCGCACCGAGGGACTGCAAACGGGGGACACGCTGACGCTCAACGGCGGCGCGACCCAAGAGCTGCCGCGGGCCGAGAAGCTGCCGCCGGTCTTTGCGCTGGCGATCGCCCCCGAGAAGCGCAGCGATGAAGTCAAGCTCAGCAGCGCCCTCGGCAAGCTGATCGAAGAAGACCCTGGCCTAGTTTGGGAACAGCACGGGGACACCCACGAAGTCATCCTGTGGGGCCAAGGCGACATCCACCTGCAAGTGGCCCTCGACCGGCTGCGGCGGAAGTACAACCTGCCCATGAGCACCCACCTGCCCCAAATTCCCTACAAGGAGACCATCCGCCAGGCCCAAGCGTCCATTCACGGTCGCTACAAGCACCAAACCGGCGGTCACGGACAGTTTGGGGATGTCTATCTCGACATCAAGCCGCTGCCCCGGGGCGAAGGCTTCAGCTTCAAAGAAAGCATCGTGGGGGGCGTGGTGCCTCGGCAGTACATCCCCGGGGTTGAGATGGGGGTGCGGGAATCCCTCGCCCATGGTCCTCTCGGCTTCCCGGTGGTTGATGTGGCGGTCACCTTGACCAACGGCTCCTACCACTCGGTAGACAGCTCCGAGCAAGCCTTCAAACAGGCCGCTCGCATGGCGATGCAGGAGGGCATGGCCAAGTGCACACCGACCCTGCTAGAGCCGATCGTCGCCATTGAGGTCTGGATTCCCAGCGACTTTACGTCCAATGTGCTGCGCCTGGTGAATGGCCGCCGCGGCCAAATCCTGGGCTATGAGGGCATCGCCGACTGGAAAGGCTGGGACAAGGTCTCGGGCTATTTGCCAGAAGCTGAGATGCATGACTTCATCGTGGAGCTACGATCGATGACGATGGGGGTCGGCACTTTCCGCTGGCAGCACTCCCACTTGCAGGAGGTGCCGGACAAGCAAGCCGAGCGAGTGCTGGCCACCGCCGGTAGTAGCAACGGCAACAGCAACGGCAACAGTAACGGCAAGCGATAG
- a CDS encoding DUF3352 domain-containing protein: MSVKKLIAPAVGAVIVVAGGLAAYQFLFKGGLKDASSPLASAEIVPDEAPLATFISMDSQGWAELQKFGTPEAQKLVGSNLNSFKSQLLAGSELNFDQDLKPWMGGLMATFVPAAQGAPAEQSQLLMVVGVKDKLKAQQFANKLKEDKTLQTKETDYKGVKITESTRNSTKLYSALLGDHLALSPSQTVVQQAVDTFKGEPSLADVKGARQTLSRSVDLPNSIAQVYITDYAAAIQQLSASNPGAPLPASTLEQLKQVKSVVMGVGVDDDGLRIKALTQVDPKAVTVKYETVPGKVISEFPAETIALVSGQGLKTLWTGLVNQAETDPATQTLVTQVRQNLQMVNLDADKEVFGWMDGEFALGAIAANEGVLAPFGAGAAMVLQTSDRATAEATLKKLDTLAQGNFLTIGQKEVNGIQVTEWRLPQQTILGHGWLDNNSIFIAMGDPLIGAIAAKPEQPLDSSPNFKAATASLPKPNAGYFYVNMDSVMTLLDRSIVQPQQGVIPPNAKAVLTSIRGVGVTATWPEKGTSELEMLVSLKPTSEFTQSQKPAQ, encoded by the coding sequence ATGTCTGTGAAAAAACTGATAGCCCCCGCCGTTGGTGCCGTCATTGTTGTTGCAGGCGGCCTAGCTGCCTATCAGTTTCTGTTTAAGGGCGGGCTCAAAGATGCCTCTAGCCCCCTCGCCAGTGCTGAGATCGTCCCGGACGAAGCCCCGCTGGCGACCTTTATCTCGATGGATTCCCAGGGTTGGGCAGAACTGCAAAAATTTGGCACCCCCGAAGCCCAAAAACTGGTCGGCTCCAACCTAAACTCCTTTAAATCTCAGCTCCTCGCAGGCTCCGAGCTCAATTTTGACCAAGATCTCAAGCCGTGGATGGGAGGGCTGATGGCTACCTTTGTCCCGGCGGCCCAGGGCGCTCCGGCGGAGCAGTCTCAGCTGCTGATGGTCGTGGGCGTCAAAGACAAGCTCAAGGCCCAGCAGTTTGCCAACAAGCTCAAAGAAGACAAGACGCTACAGACCAAAGAAACAGATTACAAGGGCGTCAAAATCACCGAATCTACCCGCAACAGCACCAAGCTGTACTCTGCCCTCCTCGGTGATCACCTGGCCCTCTCCCCGTCCCAGACGGTTGTCCAGCAGGCCGTAGACACCTTCAAGGGAGAGCCTTCGCTGGCGGACGTCAAGGGAGCCCGCCAGACCCTGTCGCGATCGGTGGACCTGCCCAACTCCATTGCCCAGGTCTACATCACTGACTACGCGGCGGCGATTCAGCAGCTGTCTGCCAGCAACCCCGGCGCGCCGCTGCCTGCCTCGACCCTGGAGCAGCTCAAGCAGGTGAAATCTGTGGTGATGGGCGTGGGAGTCGATGATGACGGTCTGCGGATCAAGGCCCTGACCCAGGTGGATCCCAAGGCGGTCACGGTGAAGTACGAGACGGTGCCGGGGAAGGTGATCAGCGAGTTTCCGGCGGAGACGATCGCGCTGGTGTCGGGCCAGGGACTGAAAACGCTGTGGACGGGTCTGGTGAATCAGGCAGAGACGGACCCCGCGACGCAAACCCTGGTCACCCAGGTGCGCCAAAACCTCCAAATGGTGAATTTAGACGCCGATAAGGAGGTGTTTGGCTGGATGGATGGGGAGTTTGCGCTGGGGGCGATCGCTGCTAATGAAGGGGTGCTGGCACCCTTTGGGGCCGGGGCGGCCATGGTCCTGCAAACGAGCGATCGCGCCACGGCCGAAGCCACTCTCAAGAAGCTAGACACCCTGGCCCAGGGCAATTTCTTGACCATCGGCCAAAAAGAGGTCAATGGCATCCAGGTGACAGAGTGGCGGCTGCCCCAGCAGACGATCTTGGGTCACGGCTGGCTCGACAACAACTCTATCTTCATTGCCATGGGCGATCCGCTGATTGGCGCGATCGCTGCTAAGCCCGAGCAGCCCCTCGACAGCAGCCCCAACTTCAAGGCCGCCACAGCCTCCCTGCCCAAACCCAACGCGGGCTACTTCTACGTCAACATGGACAGCGTCATGACCCTGCTCGATCGCTCCATCGTGCAGCCCCAGCAGGGCGTCATTCCCCCCAACGCCAAGGCTGTGCTGACCTCGATTCGGGGTGTGGGCGTGACGGCGACCTGGCCCGAGAAAGGAACCAGTGAGCTGGAAATGCTGGTGTCTCTCAAGCCGACCTCGGAGTTCACCCAGTCTCAAAAACCGGCTCAATAG